A genomic segment from Nocardiopsis sp. Huas11 encodes:
- a CDS encoding FAD-dependent oxidoreductase codes for MTSPASEPARPDAAGPLRVAVIGSGPAGVYTADALTRQYRVPVQVDVMDRLPTPYGLVRYGVAPDHTKIKGVARALRTVLERPEVRFVGGLEFGTDLTREDLSRVYHAVVYATGASVDRRLGVPGEELPGSVAATDFVNWYCGHPDSELERFVLDAERAVVVGAGNVALDVARILAKTADELRHTDIPEPVLDALAASRVREVHLLARRGPLQARFTAPELRDLIDLPGADVHVRADQVDIDPVQVGGGAPELRDVSRAARTNLRLLSELAERAPRGLPRSVHLHFWSRPMRILGTDRVEGVRVESTRLDAEGRLEGTGETTDLDAGMVLRSVGYAGVPLTGVPFDDRRRTVPQEDGRVQDTEGAVVPGDYVAGWIKRGATGVIGTNKSDAAATVRSLLADAGALMAAAPETVPLERLLDERGLVHYDYQDWLRIDTAEAEQARDLERGERVKLHGWDAYRDAARG; via the coding sequence CTGACCCGGCAGTACCGTGTTCCGGTCCAGGTCGACGTCATGGACCGCCTGCCCACCCCCTACGGGCTCGTGCGCTACGGCGTCGCCCCCGACCACACCAAGATCAAGGGCGTGGCCCGCGCGCTGCGCACGGTCCTGGAGCGTCCCGAGGTGCGCTTCGTGGGCGGTCTGGAGTTCGGGACCGACCTGACCCGCGAGGACCTCTCGCGCGTCTACCATGCCGTGGTCTACGCGACCGGCGCCAGCGTCGACCGCCGTCTGGGGGTGCCCGGTGAGGAACTGCCCGGGAGCGTCGCCGCCACGGACTTCGTCAACTGGTACTGCGGCCACCCCGACAGCGAGCTGGAGCGGTTCGTCCTGGACGCCGAGCGGGCGGTCGTGGTCGGCGCGGGCAACGTCGCGCTGGACGTGGCCCGCATTCTGGCCAAGACCGCCGACGAACTGCGCCACACCGACATCCCCGAGCCCGTCCTGGACGCGCTGGCCGCCAGTCGCGTACGCGAGGTGCACCTGCTGGCGCGCCGCGGCCCGCTCCAGGCGCGGTTCACCGCCCCCGAGCTGCGCGACCTGATCGACCTGCCCGGCGCCGACGTCCACGTGCGCGCCGACCAGGTCGACATCGACCCCGTCCAGGTGGGCGGCGGCGCTCCTGAACTGCGCGACGTCTCACGAGCCGCGCGCACCAACCTGCGCCTACTCTCCGAGCTCGCCGAGCGTGCGCCCAGGGGCCTGCCGCGCAGCGTCCACCTGCACTTCTGGTCGCGCCCGATGCGGATCCTGGGCACGGACCGCGTGGAGGGGGTCCGGGTCGAGAGCACGCGGCTGGACGCCGAGGGCCGGCTCGAGGGCACGGGTGAGACGACCGACCTGGACGCCGGGATGGTGCTGCGCTCCGTGGGCTACGCCGGGGTGCCGCTGACGGGCGTGCCCTTCGACGACCGGCGGCGCACCGTGCCGCAGGAGGACGGGCGGGTGCAGGACACGGAAGGGGCCGTGGTCCCGGGCGACTACGTCGCCGGGTGGATCAAACGCGGCGCCACGGGGGTCATCGGGACCAACAAGTCCGACGCCGCCGCCACCGTCCGCTCCCTGCTCGCCGACGCCGGCGCCCTGATGGCCGCCGCCCCGGAGACGGTGCCGCTGGAGCGGCTGCTGGACGAGCGGGGGCTCGTGCACTACGACTACCAGGACTGGCTGCGCATCGACACCGCCGAGGCCGAGCAGGCCCGGGACCTGGAGCGCGGCGAGCGTGTGAAGCTGCACGGCTGGGACGCCTACCGCGACGCCGCCCGCGGCTAG
- a CDS encoding neutral zinc metallopeptidase, with the protein MENRPGGEQPGAAPSGPHGPGHAGPNGPTHHAVHQDRWAAGHFAPPAAATPPAAPPPNAPPPPGGYGAARPPAWHMPPPPQPRPLPPPPPPSSSSGQNGAGVLFGAGVAAAVALSALAASVLIVVTTPREDPPTGGTDLSLYYEDTLAAPPEPVTVDVADHPLYAAAMPEPVDCDTPELREESDESWEEFATAVGGCLDDLWAPVLTDLGLVAQAPEFAVTSESPDPEDAEGYTLAYYEGDYTRITVVLPNVRELGAQVRADEREEVWLALMGHEYGHHVQQTTGILGISHDLRMSAGTEADELDALRRTELQAECMAGIGLRGITDGGAGTLEVVNANFNGGGDLPTHGTAANRAFWLEQGWSQPTVGSCNTYDAEDGRVL; encoded by the coding sequence GTGGAGAACCGACCCGGCGGCGAACAGCCCGGGGCCGCGCCCTCCGGGCCGCACGGCCCCGGCCATGCCGGCCCCAACGGCCCCACTCACCATGCCGTCCACCAGGACCGATGGGCCGCCGGGCACTTCGCCCCACCGGCGGCCGCCACGCCACCGGCCGCCCCACCGCCGAACGCCCCGCCGCCTCCGGGCGGTTACGGCGCCGCCCGGCCGCCGGCGTGGCACATGCCGCCCCCGCCGCAGCCCCGGCCGCTGCCGCCGCCTCCCCCGCCCTCGTCCTCGTCCGGCCAGAACGGCGCGGGCGTGCTGTTCGGCGCGGGCGTGGCCGCCGCCGTCGCGCTGTCCGCCCTGGCCGCGAGCGTCCTGATCGTGGTGACCACACCGCGCGAGGATCCCCCCACCGGCGGGACCGACCTGTCGCTGTACTACGAGGACACGCTGGCCGCGCCGCCCGAACCGGTCACGGTGGACGTCGCCGACCACCCCCTGTACGCGGCCGCGATGCCGGAGCCCGTCGACTGTGACACGCCCGAGCTGCGGGAGGAGTCCGACGAGTCGTGGGAGGAGTTCGCGACCGCGGTCGGCGGCTGCCTGGACGACCTCTGGGCGCCGGTCCTGACGGACCTGGGCCTGGTGGCGCAGGCCCCGGAGTTCGCGGTCACCTCGGAGTCCCCGGACCCCGAGGACGCCGAGGGCTACACGCTCGCCTACTACGAGGGTGACTACACGCGCATCACCGTGGTCCTGCCCAACGTGCGCGAGCTCGGCGCGCAGGTGCGGGCGGACGAGCGCGAGGAGGTGTGGCTGGCCCTCATGGGGCACGAGTACGGCCACCACGTGCAGCAGACCACCGGCATCCTGGGCATCAGCCACGACCTGCGCATGTCCGCGGGCACCGAGGCCGACGAACTCGACGCCCTGCGGCGAACCGAGCTCCAGGCCGAGTGCATGGCGGGGATCGGGCTGCGCGGGATCACCGACGGCGGCGCCGGCACCCTGGAGGTGGTCAACGCCAACTTCAACGGCGGCGGCGACCTGCCCACGCACGGCACCGCGGCCAACCGCGCCTTCTGGCTGGAGCAGGGCTGGTCACAGCCGACGGTGGGCAGCTGCAACACCTACGACGCCGAGGACGGCCGGGTCCTCTGA
- a CDS encoding TetR/AcrR family transcriptional regulator, protein MTTSQVPAPPAGTSAPTRRERVREATLLEIKETARRHLVEFGPAGVSLRAVAREMGMTAPGLYRYVPGIDALLVAVTADLFDELASAVAAADASVPDHDTDQRILSSLRAFRTWAVGHRAEFAIMFGPRRAPEADISPAVAAGRRFGATFFTLFDRLLAERRFPLPDDESVPADLARELRSFASTCGTDADRVPVTAIKVLASCWVRLYGVVCMEVFEHMHFAMTDMNPLFEAELHDVLTELGVRYTPPGDEDEAAAHSSESSD, encoded by the coding sequence ATGACCACATCGCAGGTCCCGGCGCCACCGGCCGGAACGAGCGCGCCCACCCGGCGGGAGCGTGTGCGCGAAGCCACACTCCTGGAGATCAAGGAGACCGCTCGGCGCCACCTGGTCGAGTTCGGACCGGCGGGCGTGTCCCTGCGCGCGGTCGCCCGCGAGATGGGCATGACCGCCCCCGGGCTGTACCGCTACGTACCGGGGATCGACGCCCTGCTGGTGGCGGTCACCGCCGACCTGTTCGACGAGCTGGCCTCCGCCGTGGCCGCCGCGGACGCCAGTGTCCCCGACCACGACACCGACCAGCGCATCCTCAGCTCCCTGCGCGCCTTTCGCACCTGGGCGGTCGGGCACCGCGCCGAGTTCGCGATCATGTTCGGGCCGCGCAGGGCCCCCGAGGCCGACATCTCCCCCGCGGTGGCGGCGGGCCGCCGGTTCGGCGCCACGTTCTTCACGCTCTTCGACCGCCTGCTGGCCGAGCGGCGCTTCCCCCTGCCCGACGACGAGAGCGTGCCCGCCGACCTCGCGCGCGAGCTGCGCTCCTTCGCGAGCACCTGCGGCACCGACGCCGACCGCGTCCCCGTGACCGCGATCAAGGTCCTCGCCTCGTGCTGGGTGCGGCTCTACGGGGTGGTCTGCATGGAGGTCTTCGAGCACATGCACTTCGCCATGACCGACATGAACCCGCTGTTCGAGGCCGAACTCCACGACGTCCTGACCGAGCTCGGTGTGCGCTACACCCCACCCGGCGACGAGGACGAGGCGGCCGCGCATTCGAGCGAATCGTCGGATTAG